A genomic segment from Aspergillus puulaauensis MK2 DNA, chromosome 1, nearly complete sequence encodes:
- a CDS encoding SRR1 family protein (COG:S;~EggNog:ENOG410PS4G;~InterPro:IPR012942;~PFAM:PF07985): MLALQPGAGGVESALPTSTAQGPPSSPSPSPSLPLPLPLPLPLPLPLRNIQKPKQMSKSHAMHYWLDQPLRNGQEPHEWEPGNAEEAAANIDKWYNAGRPLYPLETLQSIKDQLQQPLKQGDLISVKGFDGEVYEWLVRIGEVKERYARDHDNVDEDGWPIENEEKKEEWVFCSASIHYTSYESLKDYLEWDTSRAYCPIGIAHIMVRKDQEAEAVSHVDVEAGLGSFRGILDEWEGGDTWREIKSTLLSLGLRCKIPKVIGMACGRFTASTGYEECKRSAVQHAFLVLLKRALQESDLGPAEVACYAQDPAYSQTDQAVMKESGIDVVDDPEGFLQMDDNSLVFCCGPNICVKQIMADTARPSIIIWCAVKEDNPKYSSTDPNSSRVHKMVESYDRLEFPDDPDNNFTTMAIYVKKESRVVKPD; encoded by the exons ATGCTGGCGCTGCaacctggagctggaggggtCGAGTCGGCCTTACCAACTTCAACAGCCCAAGGTccaccttcatctccatctccatctccatctctaCCTTTACCTCTACCTTTACCTCTACCTCTACCTCTACCTCTACGCAACATTCAAAAACCAAAGCAGATGAGCAAGTCGCACGCAATGCACTACTGGCTCGACCAACCCCTCCGGAACGGCCAAGAACCCCACGAATGGGAACCAGGCAACGCAGAAGAAGCGGCAGCGAACATCGACAAGTGGTACAACGCCGGTCGTCCTTTATATCCCCTGGAGACCCTGCAAAGTATTAAAGACCAACTACAGCAGCCTCTGAAACAGGGCGACTTGATCTCCGTTAAGGGCTTTGATGGGGAGGTGTACGAGTGGCTTGTTCGGATTGGCGAGGTGAAGGAACGGTACGCGCGTGATCACGACaatgtcgacgaggatggaTGGCCCATTGAgaatgaagagaagaaggaggagtgggTGTTTTGTTCTGCGAGTATACACTATACTTCCTATGAAAGCCTCAAGGACTATTTGGAGTGGGATACGTCGAGGGCATACTGTCCAATTGGAATTGCGCACATTATGGTTCGTAAGGAccaggaggctgaggctgtcaGTCATGTTGATGTCGAGGCCGGATTGGGGTCGTTCAGGGGCATTTTGGATGAATGGGAAGGGGGGGATACATGGCGCGAAATCAAGTCTACGCTGTTGTCCCTGGGCCTCCGCTGCAAGATCCCCAAGGTGATAGGTATGGCTTGCGGGAGATTTACAGCAAGTACAGGGTACGAAGAGTGCAAGCGGTCTGCAGTGCAACATGCATTCTTGGTACTGCTCAAAAGGGCTCTACAAGAGAGTGACCTGGGACCTGCAGAGGTCGCTTGCTACGCCCAAGATCCTGCATACTCTCAGACAGACCAGGCAGTGATGAAGGAATCAGGAATCGACGTGGTAGATGACCCAGAGGGCTTCCTACAGATGGATGACAACTCTCTCGTCTTCTGCTGTGGTCCCAATATCTGCGTGAAGCAGATAATGGCGGATACGGCGCGTCCCTCCATCATTATCTGGTGTGCTGTGAAAGAGGACAATCCAAAGTATAGCTC CACTGATCCGAATTCTTCACGCGTCCACAAGATGGTCGAGTCGTATGATAGGCTTGAATTTCCTGACGATCCCGACAATAATTTCACTACTATGGCGATATATGTAAAGAAGGAGTCTCGCGTGGTCAAACCGGACTGA
- a CDS encoding uncharacterized protein (COG:S;~EggNog:ENOG410PUHM;~InterPro:IPR023213,IPR003480;~PFAM:PF02458;~go_function: GO:0016747 - transferase activity, transferring acyl groups other than amino-acyl groups [Evidence IEA]), with amino-acid sequence MPKQEAFHLHPLGWENDPEEERFKISTLDYLISLTYCNFAIFFRLADEDKPRVIDILKAGLSRTLSQVRNLCGTIEKDPGGGHSFVKKRDSTVRFIVQWLDAPEDSTVYPSFDDIAQRNFCCAALGDLNEWSVPPMTYGEKPEANPDISPTTAAYKANFVRGGLVLIMHHHHYANDIMGWAGLAHQLAENCYAVTNGTPFPPWDPACLDVSRVTKPEVAEESKVDGRPAPQHHPDHIPAEMLLFHLPKSKAAELKMLMLAGLPEGTRISTYDAFSAFLWRTVSRLRAPVFKADLSEPLFWSEAVDMRRRMHSPKVPPRLQHCVISAALSTTAPVKAPTAAEVISEWPLPKLALYIREMTNSTTQEALDEMLTAIAPIRDKSALNLRIDSCPPMSILQTDHRNANITSADFGFAKPVVYRHLFDRMTQGVIVIYPPRNPAPESDEGPEFSITYEISLKQALIEDVEWRRYFEYRGVDAIDA; translated from the coding sequence ATGCCAAAGCAAGAGGCTTTCCACCTTCACCCTCTGGGCTGGGAAAACGACCCAGAAGAGGAACGCTTCAAGATCTCAACCCTCGACTACCTAATAAGTCTAACCTACTGCAacttcgccatcttcttcagactCGCCGACGAAGACAAACCGCGCGTTATCGACATCTTAAAAGCCGGCCTTTCACGCACGCTCAGCCAAGTCCGCAACCTCTGCGGAACAATCGAGAAAGACCCCGGTGGTGGCCATTCCTTCGTCAAGAAAAGAGACAGCACAGTCCGCTTTATAGTTCAATGGCTTGACGCACCTGAAGACAGCACCGTCTACCCATCCTTCGAtgacatcgcccagcgcaATTTCTGCTGCGCTGCCTTGGGCGACCTGAATGAGTGGAGCGTGCCCCCGATGACATATGGCGAGAAGCCAGAGGCAAATCCGGACATCAGTCCTACTACTGCGGCGTATAAAGCAAATTTTGTACGCGGCGGGCTAGTCCTCATCATGCATCATCACCACTACGCAAATGATATAATGGGATGGGCGGGCCTTGCGCATCAACTCGCAGAGAATTGCTACGCGGTGACGAACGGAACACCCTTTCCACCATGGGATCCTGCATGCCTGGACGTATCACGAGTAACAAAACCCGAAGTCGCTGAGGAATCCAAGGTCGATGGTCGTCCCGCGCCGCAGCACCATCCAGATCATATCCCTGCTGAAATGCTTCTCTTCCACCTGCCGAAGAGCAAGGCAGCCGAGCTCAAAATGTTAATGCTTGCAGGACTCCCCGAGGGAACCCGCATCTCGACATACGATGCATTCTCTGCGTTCCTGTGGCGTACAGTCTCTCGTCTCCGCGCACCGGTCTTCAAAGCCGACTTATCAGAACCGCTATTCTGGTCAGAGGCAGTTGATATGCGGCGCCGGATGCACAGCCCGAAAGTGCCCCCACGGCTACAGCACTGCGTAATATCCGCAGCGCTGTCAACAACTGCACCCGTAAAGGCCCCAACAGCCGCGGAAGTAATCTCCGAATGGCCGCTGCCAAAACTCGCCTTGTATATCCGGGAGATGACAAACAGCACCACGCAAGAGGCTCTCGATGAGATGCTAACGGCCATTGCACCTATCCGCGACAAGTCTGCGCTGAACCTCCGCATTGATTCGTGCCCTCCTATGTCGATATTGCAGACGGATCACCGCAATGCAAATATCACGAGTGCGGACTTTGGGTTCGCGAAGCCAGTTGTATACCGGCATCTGTTTGATCGGATGACGCAGGGCGTTATTGTTATTTATCCGCCCAGGAATCCCGCGCCGGAGTCGGACGAGGGGCCTGAGTTTTCGATTACGTATGAGATTAGTTTGAAGCAGGCGCTTATTGAGGATGTGGAGTGGCGTAGGTATTTTGAGTATCGTGGGGTGGATGCTATTGACGCGTGA
- a CDS encoding uncharacterized protein (COG:T;~EggNog:ENOG410PWKG;~InterPro:IPR000719,IPR011009;~PFAM:PF00069;~go_function: GO:0004672 - protein kinase activity [Evidence IEA];~go_function: GO:0005524 - ATP binding [Evidence IEA];~go_process: GO:0006468 - protein phosphorylation [Evidence IEA]) — protein sequence MRRFERIHDVVEPVEEYRPGGYHPVHLHDVFSHRYKIIAKLAYGQFSTVWLANDIELVHGKVALKILKADASKDNTELSMLLSLSGSNNEHPGRKHAIELLDHFYHAGPNGNHLCLVLPAMISDGQAMVTTGTPHQAGYIQWLSRQILLGLDFIHQSGIVHCDLQPANILVSVTSGISDGKFMQPPELAPVKWLNGVKQDDSAPEYLIPSQRRRGQLDNVPFSALVVKIGDLGGAQWMHQCGQIPVTPRALRAPELITCNSWEISIDTWALGCLIFELATNEPLFPLGMFGLTRDEIDKEHEGLISQLLDSTDRRRLFTTHLADRLMGHFGADNLNRLADFLLLMLQRSPQKRPSAKQLLSSPFLADETK from the exons ATGCGTCGCTTTGAAAGAATACATGACGTGGTGGAGCCTGTCGAAGAGTATCGCCCTGGAGGATACCACCCAGTACACCTTCACGATGTCTTTAGCCACAGATACAAGATCATTGCAAAACTGGCATATGGCCAATTCTCAACAGTGTGGCTTGCAAATGATATAGAGCT GGTCCATGGCAAAGTTGCACTGAAGATACTCAAGGCAGATGCATCGAAAGACAATACAGAACTCTCCATGCTTCTGAGTCTATCAGGATCTAACAACGAGCACCCTGGAAGAAAACATGCTATAGAATTACTTGACCACTTCTATCATGCAGGACCCAATGGAAACCATTTGTGCCTTGTTCTCCCTGCCATGATATCTGACGGACAGGCCATGGTAACTACTGGAACTCCACACCAAGCCGGGTATATACAGTGGTTGTCCCGCCAGATTCTGCTAGGCCTTGACTTTATTCACCAGTCGGGTATTGTTCATTGCG ACTTACAGCCAGCGAATATACTGGTTTCTGTTACTAGTGGTATATCTGACGGCAAATTCATGCAACCTCCTGAGCTCGCTCCAGTTAAATGGCTCAATGGAGTTAAGCAAGACGATAGTGCCCCTGAGTATCTAATACCCTCGCAGAGACGACGTGGCCAACTAGACAACGTGCCCTTCTCGGCATTGGTTGTTAAGATTGGAGATCTGGGCGGTG CTCAATGGATGCATCAGTGTGGCCAGATTCCCGTGACACCCAGAGCCTTACGTGCACCCGAGCTGATAACTTGTAACTCGTGGGAGATCAGTATTGACACATGGGCTCTGGGCTGCTTA ATATTCGAACTGGCAACGAACGAGCCGTTATTCCCCCTTGGCATGTTTGGGCTTACACGGGACGAAATCGACAAGGAGCACGAAGGTCTCATTAGCCAGTTATTGGATTCTACTGACCGACGCCGATTGTTTACCACACATCTGGCGGATAGGTTAATGGGTCACTTTGGTGCTGATAATTTAAATCGTCTAGCGGACTTCCTTCTACTCATGCTCCAGAGAAGCCCACAGAAACGGCCGTCAGCGAAACAGTTACTATCATCGCCCTTTCTCGCAGACGAGACGAAGTGA
- the TAF9 gene encoding putative transcription initiation factor TFIID, 31kD subunit (BUSCO:EOG092650VI;~COG:K;~EggNog:ENOG410PP2X;~InterPro:IPR009072,IPR003162;~PFAM:PF02291;~go_function: GO:0046982 - protein heterodimerization activity [Evidence IEA];~go_process: GO:0006352 - DNA-templated transcription, initiation [Evidence IEA]), which produces MASPGQSQAAPSTQPLTPPAEPQSNNVAAAASALSQQQPTQSSTTAAPPPTTPAPASQPAQIPSTSLKDSGKSRRPRDVRLIHMVLASQGITAYQERVPLQLLDFAYRYTSGVLQDAVHLTTEGYAGLGSDGGGGSSNRGPPEANSMTLPSLRLSIASRLHYQFQTGLPKEFLMDVAGERNRVALPGATRGFEQGNAKPASSNSVLMAGMRLPPERFCLTGTGWKMSDEWESEGEEEVPTEEEKGDVMAGAGDGEEGEGDGEEEDGKMEDIFGEDTAMGDGGGEDEDKDMTDV; this is translated from the coding sequence ATGGCATCGCCAGGCCAATCCCAAGCAGCACCCTCAACGCAACCCCTCACACCCCCCGCCGAACCCCAATCCAACAATgtcgcagccgcagcctccgCGCTCTCACAACAGCAACCCACACAGTCATCCACTACCGccgcaccaccaccaacaacaccagccccagcctcccAACCCGCACAAATCCCATCCACATCGCTAAAAGACTCCGGTAAATCGCGGCGCCCGCGCGATGTCCGCCTAATCCACATGGTCCTCGCCTCGCAAGGCATAACAGCCTACCAAGAGCGCGTGCCCCTGCAACTCCTCGACTTCGCATACCGATACACCTCGGGCGTCCTGCAAGACGCTGTGCATCTCACGACGGAAGGATATGCGGGGCTAGGCTCCGACGGTGGAGGGGGAAGTTCAAACCGCGGCCCGCCCGAGGCCAATTCCATGACGCTGCCGTCACTGCGGCTGAGTATTGCGTCGCGTCTGCATTACCAGTTCCAGACGGGGCTGCCGAAGGAGTTTCTTATGGATGTTGCTGGTGAGAGGAATCGCGTTGCGTTGCCGGGTGCGACGAGGGGGTTTGAACAGGGGAATGCGAAGCCTGCGTCTAGTAACAGTGTGCTTATGGCGGGTATGAGACTGCCGCCGGAGAGGTTCTGCTTGACGGGGACTGGGTGGAAGATGAGTGATGAGTGGGAGAGtgaaggggaagaggaggttcctactgaggaggagaagggtgATGTTATGGCTGGGGCTGgcgacggggaagaaggggagggagatggagaagaggaggatgggaagatggaggatATCTTCGGGGAAGATACGGCtatgggagatggaggtggggaggacgaagatAAGGACATGACGGATGTTTAA
- a CDS encoding uncharacterized protein (COG:S;~EggNog:ENOG410PRXN;~InterPro:IPR013892;~PFAM:PF08583): MTTTNPQYNLRNPLPLSAAQEAEVKQLYYKRVRSHCAPEIKAFAECAVNRTVTATWVCRTQRLAMNSCMLEHAKPEEEDRAREEWFSTHGERRRAKEEENKRVEKRREEVIRMMREDERRKNEAAAAAAAAAGSGKSN, encoded by the exons atGACAACCACAAACCCCCAATACAACCTCCGCAACCCTCTCCCGCTCTCCGCCGCCCAAGAAGCCGAAGTCAAGCAATTATACTACAAGCGCGTGCGATCCCATTGCGCGCCGGAAATCAAAG CGTTCGCCGAATGCGCCGTTAACCGCACTGTCACAGCAACATGGGTGTGCCGGACACAGCGACTCGCGATGAACTCGTGTATGCTTGAGCACGCGAAacctgaggaggaggaccggGCGCGCGAGGAGTGGTTCTCGACGCATGGGGAGCGGCGGcgggcgaaggaggaggagaataaGAGGGTGGAGaagcggagggaggaggttattcggatgatgagggaggatgagaggaggaagaatgaggctgctgctgctgctgctgctgctgcgggctCAGGGAAGTCAAATTGA
- a CDS encoding rRNA-processing protein UTP11 (BUSCO:EOG09264CA0;~COG:S;~EggNog:ENOG410PJ5P;~InterPro:IPR007144;~PFAM:PF03998;~go_component: GO:0032040 - small-subunit processome [Evidence IEA];~go_process: GO:0006364 - rRNA processing [Evidence IEA]) codes for MSSMRNAVQRRQHRERGQLQGREKWGILEKHKDYSLRAKDYSKKKSQLKRLEEKARDRNEDEFAFGMMSSHSATKGKHGALMRDSATSRGLNHDAIKLLKTQDAGYLRTVGERVRREMEKVKEEVRVQEGIRGVLGGGESEGDEEEEDDEDDWDGFDAVEKKPKKLVFADDRDGQKALKRTLQEEEDREDDEDGDDSFGARVREQQKKQKTRKELEAEKQALNEARRARKLKKRADETRKNKLKALEKQFADITAAERALDLQRAKMSNSIGGVNKNGMKFKIKERKR; via the exons ATGTCCTCCATGCGCAACGCCGTCCAGCGCCGCCAGCACCGCGAGCGAGGCCAACTCCAAGGCCGTGAAAAATGGGGTATTCTCGAGAAGCACAAG GACTACTCCCTCCGCGCAAAAGACTACTCCAAGAAAAAATCCCAACTGAAGCGCCTGGAAGAAAAAGCGCGCGACCGCAACGAAGATGAATTCGCCTTCGGGATGATGTCCTCGCACTCTGCGACAAAGGGAAAACATGGTGCTTTGATGCGGGACTCAGCGACGTCGAGGGGTCTGAACCATGATGCGATTAAGTTGCTTAAGACGCAGGATGCGGGGTATCTTCGGACGGTTGGGGAGAGGGTTCGAAGGGAGATGGAAAAGGTTAAGGAGGAGGTTAGGGTTCAGGAGGGAATTAGGGGGgttcttggtggtggtgagagtgaaggggatgaagaggaggaagatgatgaggatgattggGATGGGTTCGACGCTGTGGaaaagaagccgaagaagttGGTTTTTGCGGATGATCGGGACGGTCAGAAGGCTTTGAAGAGGACGTTgcaagaggaggaagatagggaagacgacgaggatggagatgactCGTTTGGTGCTCGTGTGcgagagcagcagaagaagcaaaagacacGGAAAGAGCTGGAGGCCGAGAAGCAGGCGCTGAATGAGGCACGGCGGGCGCGGAAGTTAAAAAAGAGGGCCGACGAGACGAGAAAGAACAAGCTGAAGGCGCTGGAGAAGCAATTTGCCGATATCACAGCCGCAGAGCGTGCACTGGACCTACAACGGGCGAAGATGTCCAACTCGATCGGAGGCGTTAACAAGAACGGCATGAAGTTCAAAATCAAGGAGCGCAAGAGGTGA
- the HIS4 gene encoding histidine biosynthesis protein HIS4 (BUSCO:EOG09262E98;~COG:E;~EggNog:ENOG410PJJQ;~InterPro:IPR012131,IPR021130,IPR038019,IPR008179, IPR001692,IPR016161,IPR016298,IPR002496;~PFAM:PF00815,PF01502,PF01503;~go_function: GO:0004399 - histidinol dehydrogenase activity [Evidence IEA];~go_function: GO:0004635 - phosphoribosyl-AMP cyclohydrolase activity [Evidence IEA];~go_function: GO:0004636 - phosphoribosyl-ATP diphosphatase activity [Evidence IEA];~go_function: GO:0016491 - oxidoreductase activity [Evidence IEA];~go_function: GO:0016616 - oxidoreductase activity, acting on the CH-OH group of donors, NAD or NADP as acceptor [Evidence IEA];~go_function: GO:0046872 - metal ion binding [Evidence IEA];~go_function: GO:0051287 - NAD binding [Evidence IEA];~go_process: GO:0000105 - histidine biosynthetic process [Evidence IEA];~go_process: GO:0055114 - oxidation-reduction process [Evidence IEA]), with the protein MATPFVVSYDPAAPSDGLSLQQIAYFGRVLIKASDVAQTEAFIRQNFRLLDIYVDATSISSTGDLVDILNTGAAKIFISLGQLTALSDEQSVPSSRLVVYTSSDAEVETFQKWVVKHIEREEAGLCTTSSAVHHLSVKMGLNPEAQLLYRTYSSDVTEEAIKDTMKQGGVSIVPSSALAVSREESTGKIQAGSLIATRGVKDQSNGLYATTVTDERGTCLGFVWSSDESIAEALRTGTGVYQSRKRGLWYKGQSSGDVQELIRVGFDCDSDCLVFIVKQIGRGFCHLGTASCFGPYTGLSRLQKTLQARKADAPAGSYTARLFNEPKLTQAKIMEEADELCRADTKEEIAFEAADLLYFALTRCVAAGVSLEDVERNLDLKSLKVKRRKGDAKGPWAEKAGLAPAPEAKSAPVPEQPKTDTSRIEMTRVVTATTSVEKVDEYLQRPSQKSNDEIVGLVKPIIQDIRENGDAGVLKYTHKFEKATSLTSPVIKAPFPAELMKLSPEIQEAIDVSIANISKFHAAQKGSNDALKMETMPGVVCSRFSRAIERVGLYIPGGTAVLPSTAMMLGAPAMVAGCKKIVFASPPRADGSITPEIVYVAHKVGAESIVLAGGAQAVAAMAYGTESVSKVDKILGPGNQFVTAAKMFVSNDTSAGVSIDMPAGPSEILVIADKAANPAFVASDLLSQAEHGVDSQVILIAIDLNEKELLAIEDEVDRQARALPRMDIVKGALDHSVTFVVKDIDEAMTLSNKYAPEHLLLQIQNAEAVVEKVQNAGSVFIGQWTPESVGDYSAGVNHSLPTYGYAKQYSGVNLGSFLKHITSSNLTAEGLLGLSKTVETLAAVEGLDAHKRAVSIRVAAMKQ; encoded by the exons ATGGCCACCCCCTTCGTGGTCTCCTACGACCCCGCTGCGCCCTCCGACGGCCTCTCTCTGCAGCAGATTGCCTACTTTGGCCGTGTGCTGATCAAGGCCTCAGACGTCGCTCAGACTGAGGCTTTCATCCGTCAAAACTTCCGTCTTCTCGATATCTACGTCGATGCAACCAGCATTTCCTCGACCGGAGACctcgtcgacatcctcaacaccggcGCAGCCAAAATCTTCATCTCCCTCGGGCAATTGACCGCGCTCTCCGATGAACAATCCGTTCCCTCCTCCAGACTCGTCGTATACACTTCATCTGATGCCGAGGTGGAAACATTCCAGAAATGGGTGGTCAAACACATTGAGCGTGAAGAGGCAGGCTTGTGCACGACTTCGTCTGCTGTCCACCACCTCTCTGTCAAGATGGGACTGAACCCGGAGGCCCAGCTTCTTTACCGTACCTACTCTAGCGACGTGACAGAGGAGGCTATCAAGGATACAATGAAGCAAGGGGGTGTCAGTATTGTGCCTTCGTCCGCGTTGGCTGTCAGCCGTGAGGAGTCGACTGGCAAGATCCAGGCTGGCTCTCTTATCGCGACCCGTGGTGTTAAGGACCAGAGCAATGGTCTTTATGCCACCACTGTCACCGATGAGAGGGGTACGTGTCTCGGATTTGTGTGGAGCAGTGATGAGAGTATCGCCGAGGCCCTCCGTACTGGTACTGGTGTCTACCAGAGCCGCAAGCGGGGCTTGTGGTATAAGGGCCAATCTAGTGGAGATGTGCAAGAATTAATCCGTGTTGGATTTGACTGCGATAGCGACTGCTTGGTCTTTATTGTTAAGCAAATTGGACGTG GCTTCTGCCACCTTGGTACTGCTAGCTGTTTTGGGCCTTATACTGGTTTATCGCGTCTTCAGAAGACGCTCCAGGCCCGCAAAGCCGATGCCCCTGCTGGATCGTACACTGCCCGACTCTTCAACGAGCCCAAGCTCACACAAGCCAAGATCATGGAAGAAGCCGACGAATTGTGCCGTGCCGACAccaaggaggaaattgccTTCGAGGCTGCCGACCTCCTCTACTTTGCCCTCACTAGATGTGTTGCTGCCGGTGTTAGCCTCGAGGACGTGGAAAGGAACCTTGACCTGAAGAGCTTGAaggtgaagagaagaaagggtGACGCAAAGGGTCCTTGGGCCGAGAAGGCTGGGCTTGCACCTGCTCCCGAAGCCAAGTCTGCTCCTGTACCAGAACAACCCAAGACAGATACCTCTCGGATTGAGATGACCCGTGTTGTTACCGCTACAACCTCAGTGGAGAAGGTCGACGAATACCTCCAGCGGCCATCCCAGAAGTCCAACGATGAGATTGTTGGCCTCGTCAAGCCCATAATCCAGGACATCCGCGAGAATGGCGATGCCGGAGTGTTGAAATACACCCACAAGTTTGAGAAGGCAACATCCCTGACCTCGCCTGTTATCAAGGCGCCTTTCCCAGCCGAGCTCATGAAGCTATCTCCCGAGATCCAGGAAGCAATTGATGTCAGCATTGCCAACATTTCCAAGTTCCACGCCGCCCAAAAGGGCAGCAACGATGCTCTGAAGATGGAGACTATGCCTGGTGTGGTCTGCTCTCGCTTCTCGCGCGCTATTGAGCGTGTTGGTCTGTACATTCCTGGTGGAACTGCTGTTCTACCCTCTACTGCGATGATGCTGGGTGCTCCCGCCATGGTCGCTGGTTGCAAGAAGATCGTATTCGCCTCTCCTCCCCGTGCTGATGGCAGCATCACTCCTGAGATTGTCTACGTCGCCCACAAGGTTGGAGCCGAGAGCATTGTTCTTGCTGGAGGCGCCCAGGCAGTTGCCGCTATGGCGTACGGTACTGAGAGTGTTAGTAAGGTGGACAAGATCCTTGGACCTGGCAATCAGTTCGTCACTGCAGCCAAGATGTTCGTCTCGAATGATACCTCTGCCGGTGTCAGCATCGATATGCCTGCTGGACCTAGTGAAATCCTTGTCATTGCAGACAAGGCCGCCAACCCTGCATTCGTCGCCTCAGACCTTCTCAGCCAGGCTGAACACGGTGTTGATTCCCAGGTTATCCTCATTGCCATCGACCTTAACGAGAAGGAACTGCTGGCTATCGAGGACGAGGTGGACCGCCAGGCGAGAGCCCTTCCTCGCATGGACATTGTCAAGGGAGCTCTTGACCACTCTGTGACATTCGTAGTGAAGGATATCGACGAGGCAATGACGCTCAGCAACAAGTATGCCCCAGAGCATCTCCTTCTGCAGATCCAAAACGCCGAGGCCGTGGTCGAGAAGGTCCAGAACGCTGGTAGTGTCTTTATCGGCCAATGGACCCCCGAGAGTGTCGGTGACTACTCTGCTGGTGTCAACCACTCACTGC CAACCTACGGTTACGCCAAGCAGTACTCAGGTGTCAACCTCGGCTCGTTCCTCAAGCACATCACCAGCTCGAACCTCACTGCTGAGGGTCTTCTCGGCTTGTCCAAGACGGTGGAAACGCTTGCTGCTGTCGAGGGGCTGGATGCGCACAAGCGGGCTGTGAGCATCCGCGTTGCGGCGATGAAGCAGTAA